A single genomic interval of Deltaproteobacteria bacterium harbors:
- a CDS encoding NAD(P)/FAD-dependent oxidoreductase, whose amino-acid sequence MNYPLFKTEGPCLAPDALIIGSGIGGLACAGFLAKNGKKVLILEKHKVAGGFTHTFQRKGYEWDVGLHYVGEVQQQKNLLRKAFDYLSDGQLDWADMGEVYDKVFIGEKSFDFVKGVQNFKNKLIEYFPNEKIAIEGYVEKVFELTRSSKNFFMAKALPSLIAPLASSWLKKNFLKLSRQSTLQVLNRLTQNQELRAVLSAQYGDYGLAPAQSSFAIHALVAKHYFEGGSYPVGGSGRIAATIYSMLKKHGGEIFVRAEVKEILIRNQKAYGVKLAGGEIIEAPLVISDVGVLNTYNKLIPQPSEKLKNAVKEVEPSLAHLCLYIGLKQPQEILQLPKSNYWIYPSADHDQSIASYLKDPENSAPPVCYISFPSAKDPSWEKRFPGKSTIEVIGVCPYEWFKKWEDKPRRERGDDYKAFKEKLAKPLLELLYQHVPQVKDQIDYYEISTPLSTRYYCNYAQGEIYGLAHTPQRFDQDWLKPQTPIKNLFLTGQDITTDGIAGALMAGLLTASVILRKNLIKELYR is encoded by the coding sequence CTTGGCCAAAAATGGAAAAAAAGTTTTAATCTTAGAAAAACACAAAGTAGCAGGCGGGTTCACCCATACTTTTCAACGCAAGGGTTACGAGTGGGACGTAGGCCTGCACTATGTGGGCGAAGTACAACAGCAGAAAAATCTACTGCGCAAGGCCTTCGACTATTTATCGGATGGGCAGCTCGACTGGGCGGACATGGGCGAGGTTTATGACAAGGTGTTCATTGGCGAAAAAAGTTTTGATTTTGTGAAAGGTGTTCAAAATTTTAAAAATAAACTCATCGAATATTTTCCAAACGAAAAAATAGCCATTGAAGGCTATGTTGAAAAAGTGTTTGAGCTGACACGTTCTTCCAAAAATTTCTTCATGGCAAAAGCCCTCCCCTCTTTGATTGCTCCCCTTGCTTCGTCCTGGCTAAAGAAAAATTTTCTAAAACTTTCCCGACAAAGTACCCTGCAGGTTTTAAATCGTCTCACACAAAATCAGGAACTACGCGCTGTACTCAGCGCCCAATACGGCGACTACGGCTTAGCACCCGCACAAAGTTCTTTTGCCATTCATGCCCTGGTGGCCAAGCATTATTTCGAAGGAGGATCTTATCCCGTGGGAGGATCCGGACGAATTGCCGCCACAATTTATAGTATGCTCAAAAAACATGGCGGAGAAATTTTCGTCAGAGCCGAGGTAAAAGAAATTCTGATTCGAAATCAAAAGGCCTATGGCGTAAAATTGGCGGGGGGAGAAATCATTGAAGCCCCGCTGGTGATTAGCGATGTAGGAGTTTTAAATACCTACAACAAGCTCATTCCCCAGCCTTCCGAAAAATTAAAAAATGCCGTTAAAGAAGTAGAACCCTCTCTAGCCCATCTCTGTTTATATATCGGATTAAAACAGCCTCAAGAAATACTGCAGCTCCCCAAAAGCAATTACTGGATTTATCCTTCAGCCGATCACGATCAAAGTATCGCGTCTTACCTCAAAGACCCTGAAAACTCGGCGCCTCCCGTTTGCTACATTTCTTTCCCTTCTGCGAAAGATCCTTCGTGGGAAAAACGTTTTCCTGGAAAATCAACAATTGAAGTAATTGGCGTCTGCCCTTATGAGTGGTTTAAAAAATGGGAAGACAAACCTCGACGCGAACGAGGAGACGATTACAAGGCCTTCAAAGAAAAATTAGCCAAACCCCTTTTGGAGTTACTCTACCAACATGTGCCTCAGGTGAAAGATCAAATTGATTATTATGAAATTTCTACTCCTCTCTCCACACGATACTATTGCAATTACGCTCAGGGAGAAATTTACGGCCTGGCCCACACGCCTCAGCGCTTCGATCAAGATTGGCTGAAACCTCAGACTCCCATCAAAAATCTTTTTTTAACCGGACAAGATATTACTACCGACGGAATCGCCGGTGCCTTGATGGCTGGGCTTTTAACGGCTTCTGTGATTTTGAGGAAGAATTTGATTAAGGAATTATATCGCTAG
- a CDS encoding DEAD/DEAH box helicase family protein — protein MIDEEDETPIKPWKKSERKSKKINGPFPEKAKITLDNMIYVEKSGLPSAMLNRILRIAAFQNPEFYKTQAMRLSTYGKPRIISCGEDFLNYVAIPRGCLRELVDLFEEHSIKSEIMDERFSGKLIHVRFKGELRELQKEATRELSKHDIGILSATTAFGKTVVAAAMIAKRKTNTLILVHRKQLMDQWKERLSMFLELAPKSMGEIGGGKSKATGIIDIAMMQSLHREGEVKPIVSEYGHVIIDECHHISAFSFEQVLKQVKAKYVLGLTATPVRKDGHHPIITMQCGPIRFKVSPKQHQQMTQFEHLVIPRHTKFSLPEMGQHSIQEIYSALVQNEQRNDLIFDDILQALESKRSPLVLTERTEHLETFENRLRKFVKHIFVLRGGMGKKQRVALMDEMAALPNSEERIILSTGRYIGEGFDDSRLDTLFLVSPISWKGTLQQYVGRLHRSHEGKSIVQVYDYVDQEVPMLRRMFLRRLRGYKAIGYSLHELPKDKPEEKEIQYEMEQ, from the coding sequence TTGATCGATGAAGAAGATGAAACTCCCATCAAGCCTTGGAAAAAATCAGAACGAAAATCCAAAAAAATCAATGGGCCATTCCCTGAAAAGGCCAAGATCACATTAGACAATATGATCTATGTCGAAAAAAGTGGCCTCCCCTCGGCCATGCTCAATCGAATCCTGCGCATTGCAGCTTTTCAAAATCCGGAGTTTTATAAAACTCAAGCCATGCGACTTTCCACTTACGGAAAACCAAGAATCATTTCCTGTGGCGAAGACTTTTTAAACTATGTTGCTATTCCAAGAGGCTGTTTAAGGGAGCTTGTCGATTTATTCGAAGAACACAGTATCAAATCTGAAATTATGGATGAACGCTTTTCAGGAAAATTGATTCATGTACGTTTCAAGGGGGAACTTCGTGAACTACAAAAGGAAGCTACTCGAGAACTCTCCAAACACGATATCGGAATACTTTCAGCCACAACTGCCTTTGGGAAAACGGTGGTTGCCGCAGCTATGATTGCCAAGCGGAAGACCAACACTTTGATTCTCGTGCATCGTAAGCAGTTGATGGATCAATGGAAGGAGCGTCTTTCCATGTTTTTGGAACTTGCTCCAAAATCCATGGGTGAAATTGGTGGAGGAAAATCAAAGGCAACAGGAATCATTGATATTGCGATGATGCAAAGTTTGCATCGTGAAGGTGAAGTGAAGCCCATTGTCTCAGAATATGGTCATGTCATTATCGACGAATGCCATCACATCTCAGCCTTCAGTTTTGAGCAGGTACTCAAACAAGTGAAAGCGAAGTATGTGCTCGGCCTTACCGCTACACCCGTTCGCAAAGACGGCCACCATCCGATTATTACCATGCAATGTGGGCCCATTCGTTTTAAGGTAAGTCCCAAGCAGCATCAGCAAATGACCCAATTTGAACATTTGGTCATTCCACGACACACAAAATTTAGCCTGCCAGAAATGGGTCAGCACAGTATTCAAGAAATTTATTCAGCACTGGTCCAAAATGAGCAACGCAACGACCTTATCTTTGATGACATTTTACAAGCACTCGAATCAAAACGATCTCCTCTTGTTCTTACCGAGCGAACGGAGCATTTGGAGACTTTTGAAAATCGCCTCAGAAAATTTGTAAAACATATTTTTGTTTTACGAGGCGGAATGGGTAAAAAGCAAAGAGTAGCTTTAATGGATGAAATGGCTGCCCTGCCAAATTCTGAAGAGAGAATTATTCTTTCTACAGGTCGTTACATCGGTGAAGGTTTTGACGACAGCCGTCTGGATACTTTGTTTCTTGTGAGCCCCATCTCCTGGAAAGGCACCTTGCAACAATATGTCGGGCGACTTCATCGTTCGCATGAAGGAAAAAGTATTGTCCAAGTTTATGATTATGTGGATCAGGAAGTGCCCATGCTTCGAAGAATGTTTCTCCGTCGACTCCGAGGCTATAAAGCCATTGGATACTCGTTGCATGAACTGCCAAAGGACAAGCCAGAAGAAAAAGAAATCCAATATGAAATGGAGCAATAA